The genomic window CGTTGCGCGCACTCGGCGAGGTCACAGCGGTTTCGTCCCTGTACCGTACCGCTCCGTGGGGAAAAACCGATCAGCCGACGTTCGTCAACGCGGTGGTGGGACTGGACACGGAGATGCGCCCGCGCGCCTTGCTGCACGCCTTGAAACGGCTCGAGCGTGAACTGGGCCGCGTCGAATCCGGCGAACGCTGGGGGCCGCGCCGGATCGATTTCGACATCCTCGTCTTCGGTGAGGAACGCATCGACGAGGACGATCTGCTGATCCCGCATCGGCACCTGCACCGGCGGGCATTTGCGCTGGTGCCGCTCGCCGAG from Candidatus Baltobacteraceae bacterium includes these protein-coding regions:
- the folK gene encoding 2-amino-4-hydroxy-6-hydroxymethyldihydropteridine diphosphokinase, translating into MAVTRAYIGLGSNLDDPVRRVRGAADALRALGEVTAVSSLYRTAPWGKTDQPTFVNAVVGLDTEMRPRALLHALKRLERELGRVESGERWGPRRIDFDILVFGEERIDEDDLLIPHRHLHRRAFALVPLAEIAPQYVPMRDALSAEERAGVEKIVTEPSRPTRRA